One window from the genome of Micromonospora aurantiaca ATCC 27029 encodes:
- a CDS encoding MFS transporter translates to MSFTTDESRWPDVWLAATARGISSCGDFLAAATLTLALQSAGAGGLAVSGLLLAATLPLVVLAPLTGRLADRVDSRVLLVAAGLAQAAVCLALAYARDPVLVIALVALLATGLAVTQPAIAALVPVMVRPEDLPRAGALNQTAGTLGALAGPALAGLLVGQFGTRVPLLVDAFSYLALVAAGLLIRTRRGGRRTPDAVAAAVAPAWRLRRDPLLTVMVGSVAAVIGAVGAVNVIEVFFIRETLGSSTTVYGLVTGSWTLGIVLGAWLFARVARRLADDGALLGAGLVLLGGCCLAVLVSAAVPSAWLLVPIWLAGGVANGGNNVFDQLLLARRVPEASRGRAFAVFGAAAQGAAMGGYLVGGLLLEVAGPRVLIAGCGVAGLLVVVALLGPVRRAVRAERAAARSATPAAVSVAAKSV, encoded by the coding sequence ATGTCCTTCACAACTGACGAGTCGCGCTGGCCGGACGTCTGGCTCGCGGCCACCGCGCGCGGCATCTCCAGTTGCGGGGACTTCCTCGCCGCCGCCACGCTCACGCTCGCCCTCCAGTCCGCCGGCGCCGGCGGGCTCGCCGTCTCCGGGCTGCTGCTCGCCGCGACGTTGCCGCTCGTGGTGCTCGCGCCGCTGACCGGCCGGCTCGCCGACCGGGTGGACAGCCGGGTGCTGCTCGTCGCCGCCGGTCTCGCGCAGGCCGCGGTCTGCCTGGCCCTCGCGTACGCGCGGGATCCGGTGCTGGTGATCGCACTCGTGGCGCTGCTCGCGACTGGGCTCGCGGTCACCCAGCCGGCGATCGCCGCGCTGGTGCCGGTGATGGTCCGGCCCGAGGACCTGCCCCGGGCGGGCGCGCTCAACCAGACCGCCGGGACGCTCGGCGCGCTCGCCGGTCCGGCGCTGGCCGGGCTGCTCGTCGGGCAGTTCGGCACCCGGGTGCCGCTGCTCGTCGACGCGTTCAGCTACCTCGCGCTGGTGGCGGCCGGGCTGCTCATCCGTACCCGCAGGGGAGGGCGCCGGACGCCGGACGCGGTCGCCGCGGCGGTCGCGCCCGCGTGGCGGCTGCGCCGCGACCCGCTGCTGACGGTGATGGTCGGCAGCGTGGCCGCGGTGATCGGCGCGGTCGGCGCGGTGAACGTGATCGAGGTCTTCTTCATCCGGGAGACGCTCGGCAGCAGCACCACCGTGTACGGCCTGGTCACCGGCTCCTGGACGCTCGGCATCGTGCTCGGCGCGTGGCTGTTCGCCCGGGTCGCCCGCCGGCTCGCCGACGACGGCGCGCTGCTCGGGGCCGGGCTGGTGCTGCTCGGCGGCTGCTGCCTGGCGGTGCTCGTCTCGGCCGCGGTGCCCTCGGCCTGGCTGCTCGTGCCCATCTGGCTGGCGGGCGGCGTGGCAAACGGCGGCAACAACGTCTTCGACCAGTTGCTGCTGGCCCGGCGGGTGCCCGAGGCGTCCCGGGGCCGGGCGTTCGCGGTCTTCGGAGCGGCGGCGCAGGGCGCGGCGATGGGCGGCTACCTGGTCGGGGGCCTGCTGCTGGAGGTGGCCGGCCCGCGCGTCCTGATCGCCGGCTGCGGCGTGGCCGGCCTGCTGGTCGTGGTGGCGCTGCTCGGGCCGGTCCGCCGCGCGGTACGCGCCGAGCGCGCCGCCGCCCGTTCGGCCACGCCTGCCGCCGTCTCCGTAGCGGCGAAGTCCGTCTGA
- a CDS encoding ABC transporter permease — MPLALIHARYHLLEIIRVPVAVVGSAFFPAASMLFFVVPFAGDDPVGATYATAAMVTFAVMTANIFQYGVGVSEDRDQPWNPYTRTLPTGPAPRLAGRILAGVVLTYVSMIPVVVIAAVATDARVSAVQFLLGLGAVAVVSVPFTLLGLAIGYSLPSKAAIVVAQVIFFPLAFGGGLLSGPDDAPGFIKAIAPYLPTRGAVELIWAAVTDFRPDTRALVMLVVWVLVLAALAGWAYRRDEGRRFS, encoded by the coding sequence GTGCCGCTCGCCCTGATCCACGCCCGCTACCACCTGTTGGAGATCATCCGGGTGCCGGTGGCGGTGGTGGGCAGCGCGTTCTTCCCCGCCGCCTCGATGCTCTTCTTCGTGGTGCCGTTCGCCGGCGACGATCCGGTCGGCGCCACCTACGCCACCGCCGCCATGGTGACCTTCGCGGTGATGACCGCCAACATCTTCCAGTACGGCGTAGGCGTCTCCGAGGACCGCGACCAGCCCTGGAACCCGTACACCCGGACCCTGCCGACCGGACCGGCGCCGCGGCTGGCCGGGCGGATCCTGGCCGGGGTGGTCCTGACCTACGTCTCGATGATCCCGGTGGTGGTGATCGCGGCGGTCGCCACCGACGCCCGGGTCAGCGCGGTGCAGTTCCTGCTCGGCCTGGGCGCGGTCGCCGTGGTCTCGGTGCCGTTCACGCTGCTCGGCCTGGCGATCGGCTACTCGCTGCCGAGCAAGGCCGCGATCGTGGTGGCGCAGGTGATCTTCTTCCCGCTCGCGTTCGGCGGTGGCCTGCTCTCCGGGCCGGACGACGCGCCCGGCTTCATCAAGGCGATCGCGCCCTACCTGCCGACCCGGGGCGCCGTGGAACTGATCTGGGCGGCGGTCACCGACTTCCGGCCGGACACCCGGGCGCTGGTGATGCTCGTGGTCTGGGTGCTGGTGCTCGCCGCGCTCGCCGGCTGGGCGTACCGGCGGGACGAGGGACGCCGCTTCAGCTGA
- a CDS encoding type VII secretion target yields the protein MTSPSRNLDVQPEALRSFAAASRDRAGRFRELERAFRDGHVARHSFGVMPASFSLAAAYEQQFEACLEGLADGAEVMADIAEGLDDTAEAYTGTDVANTDMFKPGV from the coding sequence GTGACCAGTCCGAGCAGGAATCTCGACGTCCAGCCGGAGGCGCTGAGGTCGTTCGCCGCCGCCTCCCGGGACCGGGCCGGCCGGTTCCGCGAGCTGGAGCGGGCCTTCCGCGACGGCCACGTGGCCCGGCACTCCTTCGGCGTCATGCCCGCGTCGTTCAGCCTCGCCGCCGCGTACGAGCAGCAGTTCGAGGCGTGCCTGGAAGGGCTGGCGGACGGCGCCGAGGTGATGGCCGACATCGCCGAAGGGCTCGACGACACCGCAGAGGCCTACACCGGCACGGATGTGGCGAACACCGACATGTTCAAGCCGGGCGTCTGA
- the paaA gene encoding 1,2-phenylacetyl-CoA epoxidase subunit PaaA produces the protein MYGNDFAPPEDAPGGGLLGEVEAAEAALREAAARARRGGPAPDEDVEAYFADVINADQKIEPRDWMPEAYRRTLIRQIAQHAHSEIIGMQPEGNWISRAPSLKRKAILLAKVQDEAGHGLYLYAAAETLGISRDELVDLLLDGRQKYSSIFNYPTLTWADVGAIGWLVDGAAIVNQVPLCRCSYGPYARAMIRVCKEESFHQRQGYEILHTLAHGTPAQKAMAQDAVDRWWYPSLAMFGPPDGDSTHSAQSMAWKIKRFSNDELRQRFVDMCVGQAEVLGLTLPDPDLRWNDERQAYDYTQPDYDELMRVIKGNGPCNRERMAHRRKAHADGAWVREAAAAYAAKRAERKAVAA, from the coding sequence ATGTATGGCAACGACTTCGCCCCGCCGGAGGACGCTCCGGGCGGCGGCCTGCTCGGCGAGGTGGAGGCGGCGGAGGCGGCGCTGCGCGAGGCGGCGGCGCGCGCCCGGCGCGGTGGCCCGGCCCCGGACGAGGACGTCGAGGCGTACTTCGCCGACGTCATCAACGCGGACCAGAAGATCGAACCCCGCGACTGGATGCCCGAGGCGTACCGCAGGACGCTGATCCGGCAGATCGCCCAGCACGCCCACTCCGAGATCATCGGTATGCAGCCGGAGGGCAACTGGATCAGCCGGGCGCCCTCGCTCAAGCGCAAGGCGATCCTGCTGGCCAAGGTGCAGGACGAGGCCGGTCACGGCCTCTACCTCTACGCGGCCGCCGAGACGCTCGGGATCAGCCGCGACGAGCTGGTGGATCTGCTGCTCGACGGCCGGCAGAAGTACAGCTCGATCTTCAACTACCCGACCCTGACCTGGGCCGACGTGGGTGCGATCGGCTGGCTCGTGGACGGCGCGGCGATCGTCAACCAGGTGCCGCTGTGCCGCTGCTCCTACGGCCCGTACGCCCGGGCGATGATCCGGGTCTGCAAGGAGGAGTCGTTCCACCAGCGGCAGGGCTACGAGATCCTGCACACGCTGGCGCACGGCACCCCGGCGCAGAAGGCGATGGCCCAGGACGCGGTGGACCGCTGGTGGTACCCGTCACTGGCCATGTTCGGCCCGCCGGACGGCGACTCGACGCACAGCGCCCAGTCCATGGCCTGGAAGATCAAGCGTTTCTCCAACGACGAGCTGCGCCAGCGCTTCGTCGACATGTGCGTCGGCCAGGCGGAGGTGCTCGGCCTCACCCTCCCCGACCCGGACCTGCGCTGGAACGACGAGCGGCAGGCGTACGACTACACCCAGCCCGACTACGACGAGCTGATGCGGGTGATCAAGGGCAACGGGCCGTGCAACCGGGAGCGCATGGCGCACCGGCGCAAGGCGCACGCCGACGGCGCGTGGGTACGGGAGGCCGCCGCGGCGTACGCCGCGAAGCGGGCGGAACGAAAGGCGGTAGCGGCATGA
- a CDS encoding WXG100 family type VII secretion target, with amino-acid sequence MSTEALQRNKTYFEQIVSGTPDPFKPLSNAVLWPFEQLLELVAGEPDDLMRAAQLALTTGEAVRRIAGDQVADRARLRGAWDGDAADKFHASMESVEEAIEELAKGLDGTKEVLVDAANAAVDAFNLLVELILEFLLWFLTEVIIAAVAAVLSAGVTLAATVVRVLARLATTVGRMVKIVARFAEILTKLVTKLEKVAELLMRYRRVVLELRQAKKAYRAWNKSGYTREAFAFKIKRAAILFPGKFAINQASPVNIPGIGGALLDTGMGLHDVSDGRKDRNYLVDGTYREDLGPYTNGVQNVFDSIVN; translated from the coding sequence ATGAGCACCGAGGCGCTGCAGCGCAACAAGACCTACTTCGAGCAGATCGTGTCGGGCACGCCCGACCCGTTCAAGCCGCTGTCGAACGCGGTGCTGTGGCCGTTCGAGCAGCTCCTGGAACTGGTCGCCGGTGAGCCGGACGATCTGATGCGGGCGGCCCAGCTCGCGCTGACCACCGGGGAGGCGGTCCGGCGGATCGCCGGGGACCAGGTCGCCGACCGGGCCCGGCTGCGCGGCGCCTGGGACGGCGACGCGGCGGACAAGTTCCACGCCTCGATGGAGTCGGTCGAGGAGGCGATCGAGGAGCTGGCGAAAGGGCTGGACGGCACCAAGGAGGTGCTGGTCGACGCGGCGAACGCCGCTGTGGACGCCTTCAACCTGCTGGTCGAGCTGATTCTGGAGTTCCTGCTCTGGTTCCTGACCGAGGTCATCATCGCCGCCGTGGCGGCCGTGCTGAGCGCCGGTGTGACACTGGCGGCCACTGTGGTGCGCGTGCTGGCCCGGCTGGCCACCACCGTCGGCCGCATGGTCAAGATCGTGGCCCGGTTCGCGGAGATCCTCACCAAGCTGGTCACCAAGCTGGAGAAGGTCGCCGAGCTTCTCATGCGCTACCGCCGGGTGGTGCTGGAGCTGCGGCAGGCCAAGAAGGCGTACCGGGCGTGGAACAAGTCCGGCTACACCAGGGAGGCGTTCGCGTTCAAGATCAAACGCGCTGCGATCCTCTTCCCCGGCAAGTTCGCCATCAACCAGGCGTCCCCGGTGAACATCCCGGGCATCGGTGGTGCCCTGCTCGACACCGGGATGGGCCTGCACGACGTCTCCGACGGGCGCAAGGACCGCAACTACCTGGTGGACGGCACGTACCGCGAGGATCTCGGCCCGTACACCAACGGCGTGCAGAACGTGTTCGACTCGATCGTGAACTGA
- a CDS encoding menaquinone biosynthetic enzyme MqnA/MqnD family protein, with product MADRIARPRVGHIQFLNCLPIYWGLMRSGALIDVDLHKDSPDRLSADLVAGDLDIGPITLVEFLKHADDLLLLPDLAVGSDGPVLSVNVVSTRPLGELDGARVALGSTSRTGVLLAQLLLAERHGVRPEYFRCPPDLTQMLLEADAGVLIGDVALRALYEAPAKGLEVTDLGQAWHDWTGLPMVFAVWAVRREFAAAHPGLVKEVHEAFLRSRDLCLAELDQVAEAAARWETFDAATLATYFRALDFSLGERQVAGLREFARRAAAHGEVPALPAGGPEFFQG from the coding sequence ATGGCCGACCGCATCGCCCGCCCCCGGGTGGGGCACATCCAGTTCCTCAACTGCCTGCCCATCTACTGGGGGCTGATGCGGTCCGGCGCGCTGATCGACGTCGACCTGCACAAGGACTCGCCGGACCGGCTGAGCGCCGACCTGGTCGCCGGTGACCTGGACATCGGCCCGATCACGCTGGTGGAGTTCCTCAAGCACGCCGACGACCTGCTGCTCCTGCCCGACCTGGCGGTCGGCAGCGACGGGCCGGTGCTCTCGGTGAACGTGGTGTCCACCCGCCCGCTGGGCGAGCTGGACGGCGCCCGGGTGGCGCTCGGCTCCACCTCGCGTACCGGGGTGCTGCTGGCCCAGCTGCTGCTCGCCGAGCGGCACGGCGTGCGCCCGGAGTACTTCCGCTGCCCGCCGGACCTGACCCAGATGCTGCTGGAGGCCGACGCCGGAGTGCTCATCGGCGACGTGGCGCTGCGCGCGCTCTACGAGGCGCCGGCCAAGGGCCTCGAGGTGACCGACCTGGGGCAGGCGTGGCACGACTGGACCGGCCTGCCGATGGTGTTCGCCGTCTGGGCGGTACGCCGCGAGTTCGCCGCCGCCCACCCGGGCCTGGTCAAGGAGGTGCACGAGGCGTTCCTGCGCTCGCGCGACCTGTGCCTGGCCGAGCTGGACCAGGTGGCGGAGGCGGCGGCCCGCTGGGAGACGTTCGACGCGGCCACGCTCGCCACGTACTTCCGGGCGCTCGACTTCTCGCTGGGCGAGCGGCAGGTGGCCGGGCTGCGCGAGTTCGCCCGCCGGGCGGCCGCGCACGGGGAGGTGCCGGCGCTGCCGGCCGGCGGCCCGGAGTTCTTCCAGGGCTGA
- a CDS encoding YbaB/EbfC family nucleoid-associated protein, whose translation MTFPALDRIEALARNLDGWQRELGARMAELEQSSAEGVSDSGLVTVVAAADGKILSTDINARAMRFDSYTLAEEITSAANRAQEAAAARVREIVGEVMGNAPGAERPADDGYGHDRY comes from the coding sequence ATGACGTTCCCGGCCCTGGACCGGATCGAGGCGCTGGCCCGCAACCTGGACGGGTGGCAGCGCGAACTCGGCGCGCGGATGGCCGAGCTGGAGCAGAGCAGCGCCGAGGGGGTGAGCGACTCCGGCCTGGTCACTGTCGTGGCCGCGGCCGACGGCAAGATCCTCTCCACCGACATCAACGCGCGGGCCATGCGCTTCGACTCGTACACGCTCGCCGAGGAGATCACCTCGGCGGCGAACCGGGCGCAGGAGGCCGCCGCCGCCCGCGTACGCGAGATCGTCGGCGAGGTGATGGGCAACGCGCCGGGTGCGGAGCGCCCCGCCGACGACGGCTACGGCCACGACCGATACTGA
- a CDS encoding ArsR/SmtB family transcription factor — translation MTEALPGRSRVTISDPQVMRALAHPARMAIMEHLGTLEGGATATECAEIAGLSPSATSYHLRELAKFGLVQQAPGRGDARERLWQAVNPSYHVEVGPDADPEARAAEAALVEAHMVRDAQRVRDWLRRAPDESPEWYAATWFSDSMLLMTAEELTELNQAIQALMEPYRRRTRTDPPAGARPVATQYRAMPVD, via the coding sequence ATGACCGAGGCGCTTCCCGGCCGGAGCCGGGTGACGATCAGTGATCCGCAGGTGATGCGGGCACTCGCTCACCCGGCCCGCATGGCGATCATGGAACATCTCGGCACGCTGGAGGGCGGTGCGACGGCCACCGAGTGCGCCGAGATCGCCGGCCTCTCGCCGAGCGCCACCAGCTATCACCTGCGCGAGCTGGCGAAGTTCGGGCTGGTCCAGCAGGCGCCCGGGCGGGGTGACGCCCGGGAGCGGCTCTGGCAGGCGGTGAATCCGTCGTACCACGTCGAGGTGGGGCCGGACGCCGACCCGGAGGCGCGTGCCGCCGAGGCGGCCCTGGTCGAGGCGCACATGGTCCGCGACGCCCAGCGGGTCCGGGACTGGTTGCGCCGCGCGCCGGACGAGTCGCCGGAGTGGTACGCGGCGACCTGGTTCAGCGACAGCATGCTGCTCATGACCGCCGAGGAGCTGACCGAGCTGAACCAGGCGATCCAGGCGCTGATGGAGCCGTACCGGCGGCGGACCCGGACCGATCCGCCGGCCGGGGCCCGGCCGGTGGCGACGCAGTACCGGGCGATGCCCGTCGACTGA
- the paaB gene encoding 1,2-phenylacetyl-CoA epoxidase subunit PaaB: MNSASSPLWEVFVRARRGLSHTHVGSLHAPDAELALRNARDLYTRRQEGVSIWVVPASAITASSPDEKDAFFDPAADKVYRHPTFYEVPEGAAHL, from the coding sequence ATGAACAGCGCGTCCTCTCCCCTGTGGGAGGTCTTCGTGCGGGCCCGCCGTGGCCTGTCGCACACCCACGTCGGCAGCCTGCACGCCCCCGACGCCGAGCTGGCCCTGCGCAACGCCCGGGATCTCTACACCCGCCGCCAGGAGGGCGTCTCCATCTGGGTGGTGCCGGCGAGCGCGATCACCGCGTCCAGCCCGGACGAGAAGGACGCGTTCTTCGACCCGGCCGCCGACAAGGTCTACCGCCACCCGACGTTCTACGAGGTCCCCGAAGGGGCTGCGCACCTATGA
- a CDS encoding HelD family protein: MPATDLDATPSLDAELAAERAHLDASRAALTRMRERAEALFSTGDKVAGDSYTAEQLGRHMARRVKELADDPTTPLFFGRLDFGGDDPDHAGREYHVGRRHVTDELGEPLVLDWRAPVSRSFYRASARDPQGVAVRRRFGFSAGTLTSFEDEHLDRGEELGTASRILTAEIERPRVGPMRDIVATIQPEQDELVRADLTDSICVQGAPGTGKTAVGLHRAAYLLYLHRERLRRSGVLIVGPNRAFLSYIAAVLPALGEVEVEQATVEDLVARVPVRAVDDPAAAALKHDVRMAEVLRRAVEAHIGTPTEPIMVSDGSYRWRIGLDPLHRLVTETRGEGLPYATGRERVRARVVGLLQRQAEARRAESPSDAWLRRMSRIKPVTDLLDAVWPALTPDGLVHRLRTDADALAAAADGLLTPEEQELFRSGKISRTAKATRWTAADAVLIDEVAGLLERPAGFGHVVVDEAQDLSPMQCRAIARRSEHGSITLLGDLAQGTAPWAATDWRDSLAHLGKPDAAVVPLSVGFRVPAAVVAFANRLLPALAVDVPPARSLRNDGALDVRTAEDLTAATVAEVRAALAHDGSVGVIAADDAVDRLRAALADAGVETATADDVEAAARVTVVPATLVKGLEYDHVVVVEPAAIVAAEPRGLHRLYVVLTRAVSRLAVLHREPLPAPLTA, translated from the coding sequence GTGCCCGCAACCGACCTTGACGCCACACCGAGCCTCGACGCCGAACTGGCCGCCGAGCGTGCCCACCTCGACGCCTCCCGCGCCGCGCTGACCCGGATGCGGGAACGCGCCGAGGCGCTCTTCTCCACCGGCGACAAGGTGGCCGGAGACTCGTACACAGCCGAGCAGCTCGGCCGGCACATGGCCCGGCGGGTCAAGGAGCTGGCCGACGACCCGACCACCCCGCTGTTCTTCGGCCGCCTGGACTTCGGCGGCGACGACCCGGACCACGCCGGGCGGGAGTACCACGTCGGGCGGCGGCACGTCACCGACGAGCTGGGCGAACCGCTGGTGCTGGACTGGCGGGCCCCGGTCTCCCGGTCCTTCTACCGGGCGAGCGCGCGCGACCCGCAGGGTGTCGCCGTACGCCGCCGGTTCGGGTTCAGCGCCGGGACGCTGACCAGCTTCGAGGACGAGCACCTGGACCGGGGCGAGGAACTCGGCACCGCCAGCCGCATCCTCACCGCCGAGATCGAGCGCCCCCGCGTCGGCCCGATGCGCGACATCGTCGCCACCATCCAGCCGGAGCAGGACGAGCTGGTCCGGGCCGATCTGACCGACTCGATCTGCGTGCAGGGCGCGCCCGGCACCGGGAAGACGGCGGTCGGGCTGCACCGCGCCGCGTACCTGCTCTATCTGCACCGGGAACGGCTGCGCCGCTCGGGCGTGCTGATCGTCGGGCCGAACCGGGCGTTCCTGTCGTACATCGCGGCGGTGCTGCCCGCGCTCGGTGAGGTCGAGGTCGAGCAGGCCACAGTGGAGGACCTGGTCGCGCGGGTGCCGGTCCGCGCGGTCGACGACCCGGCCGCCGCCGCGCTCAAGCACGACGTCCGGATGGCCGAGGTGCTGCGCCGGGCCGTCGAGGCCCACATCGGTACGCCGACCGAGCCGATCATGGTGTCGGACGGCTCGTACCGGTGGCGGATCGGGCTGGACCCGCTGCACCGGCTGGTCACCGAGACCCGCGGGGAAGGGCTGCCCTACGCCACCGGCCGGGAGCGGGTCCGGGCGCGGGTGGTGGGGCTGCTGCAACGCCAGGCGGAGGCGCGCCGGGCGGAGTCACCGAGCGACGCCTGGCTGCGCCGGATGAGCCGGATCAAGCCGGTCACCGACCTGCTCGACGCGGTCTGGCCGGCGCTCACCCCGGACGGGCTGGTGCACCGGCTGCGTACCGACGCCGACGCGCTCGCCGCCGCCGCGGACGGCCTGCTCACGCCCGAGGAGCAGGAGCTGTTCCGCTCCGGCAAGATCAGCCGCACCGCGAAGGCGACCCGGTGGACCGCCGCCGACGCGGTACTCATCGACGAGGTGGCCGGGCTGCTGGAACGGCCCGCCGGCTTCGGGCACGTGGTGGTCGACGAGGCGCAGGACCTCTCCCCGATGCAGTGCCGGGCCATCGCCCGGCGCAGCGAGCACGGCTCGATCACGCTGCTCGGCGACCTGGCCCAGGGCACCGCGCCGTGGGCGGCCACCGACTGGCGGGACTCCCTGGCCCACCTGGGCAAGCCGGACGCGGCAGTGGTGCCGCTGAGCGTGGGCTTCCGGGTACCCGCCGCCGTGGTGGCGTTCGCGAACCGGCTGCTGCCGGCGCTCGCCGTCGACGTACCCCCGGCCCGGTCGCTGCGCAACGACGGCGCGCTCGATGTGCGTACCGCCGAGGACCTGACGGCCGCGACGGTGGCCGAGGTGCGGGCGGCGCTCGCGCACGACGGCTCGGTCGGTGTGATCGCGGCGGACGACGCGGTCGACCGGCTCCGCGCGGCGCTCGCCGACGCGGGCGTCGAGACCGCTACGGCCGACGACGTCGAGGCCGCGGCGCGCGTCACTGTGGTCCCGGCGACGCTGGTGAAGGGCCTGGAGTACGACCACGTGGTGGTCGTCGAGCCGGCTGCGATCGTGGCCGCCGAGCCGCGTGGGCTGCACCGCCTCTACGTGGTGCTGACCCGGGCGGTCTCCCGCCTGGCCGTGCTGCACCGCGAGCCGCTGCCCGCGCCGCTGACCGCCTGA
- the paaC gene encoding 1,2-phenylacetyl-CoA epoxidase subunit PaaC — protein sequence MSLFDFTLAVGDDALIAAQRLGEWTSRAPEMEEDIALANIALDQLGAARLLLTYAGELEGAGRDEDDLAYLRDDREFRNCLLVELPNGDFGVTMAKLFFLAAYQSPLYTALAGCADERLAAVGAKARKESAYHLDHASLWVKRLGDGTEESHRRMQDAVDQVWPYVHELFAPDPAAPVDPSTLRADFDATVSAVLDEATLIRPETGWAPGGGRDGLHTEHLSYLLAEMQVLHRAHPGASW from the coding sequence ATGAGCCTGTTCGACTTCACGCTGGCCGTCGGCGACGACGCGCTCATCGCCGCGCAGCGCCTCGGTGAGTGGACCTCCCGCGCGCCCGAGATGGAGGAGGACATCGCCCTCGCCAACATCGCCCTGGACCAGCTCGGCGCGGCGCGGCTGCTGCTCACGTACGCGGGCGAGCTGGAGGGCGCGGGCCGCGACGAGGACGACCTGGCCTACCTGCGCGACGACCGCGAGTTCCGCAACTGCCTGCTGGTCGAGCTGCCGAACGGCGACTTCGGTGTGACCATGGCGAAGCTGTTCTTCCTGGCCGCGTACCAGTCGCCGCTCTACACGGCGCTGGCCGGCTGCGCTGACGAGCGGCTGGCCGCGGTCGGGGCGAAGGCGCGCAAGGAGTCGGCGTACCACCTGGACCACGCCTCGCTGTGGGTGAAGCGGCTCGGCGACGGCACCGAGGAGTCGCACCGGCGCATGCAGGACGCGGTCGACCAGGTGTGGCCGTACGTCCACGAGCTGTTCGCCCCGGACCCGGCGGCGCCGGTCGACCCGTCCACCCTTCGGGCCGACTTCGACGCCACCGTGTCCGCCGTGCTGGACGAGGCCACGCTGATCCGGCCGGAGACGGGCTGGGCGCCCGGTGGCGGCCGGGACGGCCTGCACACCGAGCACCTCTCCTACCTGCTCGCCGAGATGCAGGTGCTGCACCGCGCCCACCCCGGAGCGAGCTGGTGA
- a CDS encoding ABC transporter ATP-binding protein, whose translation MILAQAEQVSRRYGDVLALDRVDLTVRAGELVGLLGPNGAGKSTLINLLVGLRRPTAGRVELCGGDPRDPASRRQLGVTPQETGLPGTLRVGEVVDFVSAHFPDPVPRGELLDRFGLADQVRRQTGGLSGGQRRRLAVALAFVGRPRLVVLDEPTTGLDVEARHALWDAIRGFHADGGTVLLSSHYLEEVEALAQRVVVIGHGRVLADDSVAAIRGIVGVRRVSLVADDLPALPGVVTTERADGRVHLLTTDADQLVRDLVTSGVPFHDLEVRPTSLEEAFLAITADDRPAPTPA comes from the coding sequence ATGATCCTGGCCCAGGCCGAACAGGTCAGCCGCCGCTACGGCGACGTGCTGGCGCTGGACCGGGTCGACCTGACCGTCCGGGCCGGCGAGCTGGTCGGCCTGCTCGGGCCGAACGGCGCCGGCAAGAGCACGCTGATCAACCTGCTGGTCGGGCTGCGCCGCCCCACCGCCGGCCGGGTCGAGCTGTGCGGCGGCGACCCGCGCGACCCGGCGAGCCGGCGGCAGCTCGGGGTCACCCCGCAGGAGACCGGCCTGCCCGGCACGCTGCGGGTCGGCGAGGTGGTCGACTTCGTCTCCGCGCACTTCCCCGACCCGGTGCCGCGAGGCGAGCTGCTCGACCGGTTCGGCCTCGCCGACCAGGTCCGCCGGCAGACCGGCGGCCTCTCCGGCGGGCAGCGTCGCCGGCTCGCCGTGGCGCTGGCGTTCGTCGGCCGTCCCCGGCTGGTGGTGCTCGACGAGCCGACCACCGGCCTCGACGTGGAGGCACGGCACGCGCTCTGGGACGCGATCCGCGGCTTCCACGCCGACGGTGGCACCGTGCTGCTGAGCAGCCACTACCTGGAGGAGGTGGAGGCACTCGCGCAGCGGGTGGTGGTGATCGGCCACGGGCGGGTGCTCGCCGACGACTCGGTGGCGGCGATCCGCGGGATCGTCGGCGTACGCCGGGTCAGCCTGGTCGCCGACGACCTGCCGGCGCTGCCGGGCGTGGTCACCACCGAACGCGCCGACGGGCGGGTGCACCTGCTCACCACCGACGCCGACCAGCTCGTCCGCGACCTGGTCACCTCCGGGGTGCCGTTCCACGATCTGGAGGTCCGGCCCACCTCGCTGGAGGAGGCGTTCCTCGCCATCACGGCCGACGACCGGCCCGCGCCCACCCCTGCCTAG